In Chromatiales bacterium 21-64-14, the DNA window GTAAGGACACCACGGTAGTGATCCACCCGCTGGCCGACGACCGTCGCGTGCTGCCGATCGAAAAACGCGGCGAGTTGCTGGCGGCGCCCACGGAGTTTTGTCTGGCCATCTCCTACAACCCTGGTTACCAGAGCGTGCTCAAGGACCTCAAGCAGAGCACCCGGCAACGCTTCGTGGCCCTGGAATTCGACTATCCAGCCCCGGAGCTGGAGCAGAAGATCGTGGCCACCGAAGCGGGCGTGGATACCGCCACGGCAGAGAAGCTGGTGAAATTCGCCCACATGACGCGCAATCTCAAGGGCAGCGGCCTCGACGAGGGGGCCAGCACCCGGCTTCTGGTTCACGCCGCAAAGCTGATCGCCTGCGGTGTCAATCCGGTGGTGGCATGCCGTACGGCAGTGGCCCAGGCCCTCACGGATGACCCCGAGATGGTCATGGCGGTCAATGAGTTGAGCGCGTCCCAGTTCTGATCCCGACGCCCGGCATCATCCCTCCGTCCGGAGGACGGCGCCGGCCGCAACCGGCTCCCCCATGAACACACCCGAGGG includes these proteins:
- a CDS encoding AAA family ATPase, which codes for MQAQALKPEEYFIETEPYYEAVGDEIAVFDAAFRNQLPLLLKGPTGCGKTRFMEYMAWRLKRPLITVSCHDDLTASDLVGRYLVTGGETVWVDGPLARAVRSGGICYLDEVVEARKDTTVVIHPLADDRRVLPIEKRGELLAAPTEFCLAISYNPGYQSVLKDLKQSTRQRFVALEFDYPAPELEQKIVATEAGVDTATAEKLVKFAHMTRNLKGSGLDEGASTRLLVHAAKLIACGVNPVVACRTAVAQALTDDPEMVMAVNELSASQF